The sequence GGGCTTCTCTAATAAAATTGTAACCAACGTTGGCGACATGGTTAACCGTGGTGTGGAGTTCTCTATCAACGGACAGATCATCCGCCAAAAAGATGTAAGCTGGGATGTTGCGCTGAACGCCACTTACAACAGCAACAAGATCACCAAACTGACCATTGTAAACGACCCAACCTTTGTGGGTAACAAAACCGGCGGCATTTCGGGTGGTACAGGTAACTTCATCCAGATCAACTCGGTTGGATCGCCGCGTAACTCGTTCTTTGTTTACCAGCAAGTGTACGATGCCAGCGGCAAACCGATTGACGGCGTATTTGTAGACCAGAACAAAGACGGTATTATTAACGAGCAGGACTTGTACAAATACAAAAGCCCCGATCCGAAGGTGTTCCTGGGTATGTCGAGCAATTTTAGCTACAAGCAATGGAATATCGGCTTTACCATGAGGGCTAATTTGGGTAACTACGCTTATAACAACGTATTCTCTAACACAGGTACTACCCGTAACATCCTGAACCCGCTGGGCATATTGAACAATGGATCGGCCAATGTGCTGGAAAGTGGCCTAAGCGGCAACAGCGACAAGAACGTGCTGTCGGATTACTACATCCAGAATGCGTCGTTCCTGCGGATGGATAATGTGAATTTGGGCTACAACTTTGGTAAGATACTGCACAATTCGGCAAACCTTAGCTTAAACGCCAACGTGCAGAATGTGTTCATCATTACCAAGTATAAAGGTATCGACCCTGAGGTTGGCAGCGGCATAGATAATAACTTCTATCCAAGGCCTCGCACATTTGTTTTAGGTGTAAATCTTAAATTTTAAAGTCCATCGTACATAAAAAATACGATCAAAAAGATAAATCGATATGAAGAAGAATTTGATAAACAAAGCATTAGCTGTAATAGTAATTGCAGGTTCGTTAGCTTCGTGTACAAAAAAACTGGACTTGTTGCCTACCAACGATGTTACCGCGGCAACGGTTTACAGTACCGCTACCGGTTACAAACAGGCCTTTGCCAAGGTTTACGGCGCTTATGCCTTAACTGGTAATATAGGCCCTGCCGGTGATGATAACAGCAAGGATATTAAAGGCATTGACGAAGGTACATCCGACTTTTTGCGCCTGTACTGGAAATCGCAGGAACTGAGCACCGATGAGGCTGTAATAAGCTGGGGCGACGTAGGTATCCAGGATTTTCATAACATGAACTGGTCATCAAGCAACCCGTTCCTTAAAGGTTTATACTACCGTTCGTTGTACCAGATTACCCTGGCTAACGATTTCATTAACCAATCGGCCGATGATAAACTGAGCAGCCGTGGTATCTCAGGTACCGATGCTGATGCCATCCGCAGGTTCCGTGCCGAGGCCCGGTTTTTAAGGGCCTTCCAGTACTGGGTACTGATGGACGCCTTCGGTAACCCGCCGTTCACTACCGATGCCGACGTGATTGGTGTAACCGTGCCAAAGCAAATTGGCCGCGCCGCGGTATTCAATTATATCGAATCGGAACTGAAAGCGATAGACCCGCTGCTGGCTGCGCCTAAAACCAACGAATATGGTCGTGCCGACCAGGCTGCAGCCTGGGCTTTACTGGCCCGTTTATACCTGAACGCCAACGTATACACCGGTACACCAAAATATACCGAGGCTATCACCTATTCATCAAAAGTTATCGCGGCGGGTTACAGCCTGATTGCTGATTACCGTAATATCATGTTAGCTGATAACCAGCTGAACACCAGCGAAAACATCCTGACCATTAACTACGATGGTTTAAAAACGCAGGGTTACGGTGGTACTACCTTCCTTACACACGCCCCTGTAGGCGGTTCTGAACCGGCTTCAATGTTCGGTATCGGTGGCGGCTGGGCTGGCGCGCGCACCACTAAAAACCTGCCAAACCTGTTTCCTGATTATACCGGCACTGCCGATAAAAGGTCGCAGTTTTGGACCAATGGCCAAAACCTGGAAATTAAGGACGTGAGCACCTTTACCGATGGTTTTTGCGTTACTAAATACCGCAACGTAACCCGTGGCGGCGCCGCAGGCCAAAGCCTTGATTTCTCGGATATCGACTTCCCGCTGTTCCGCCTGTCTGAGCAGTACCTGATCTACGCAGAAGCTACGCTGCGTGGCGGTTCGGGCGGTACACTGGCTAACGCGCTGATCTATATGAACAATATACGCAACCGTGCTTATATGAATGCTGTTGGTGTCACCACAGGTAATATAACAACTACAGATCTTACACTTGATTTTATTTTAAACGAACGTGCCCGCGAATTATACTGGGAAGGCTTCCGCCGTACCGACCTGATCCGTTATGGCAAGTTTACCGATGCCAGCTACCTGTGGCCGTTTAAAGGTGGTGTAGCTGGTGGCAAGGGTGTGGAATCGTTCAGGAACGTTTACCCGATACCATCGGACGATTTGACCGCCAACCCAACCTTAACTCAAAACACCGGATACTAAAAATATAAAGGCCGTGCGGGGTTAATGCCCTGCACGGTATATAAAATCAATATTTAACCTTTTTTAAGTATTAAAAATGAAAGCATTAATTACCAAATTTTTAGCACTGGGTTGCCTGGCCGTAACGGTACTGGCATCGTGCAAAAAAGATGAGATCAAGACGGTGGCGGGCGTAGGTTCGCCCAGCGTACTGAGCGCGTCGACAACCACACCGGTTTTAACCAAGGCTACTTTAACCAGTACGGCTATCACTATTATCGGTACCCCCCAAAGCTATGGCTACAACGCGGCGGTTAGCTATTCGTTCCAGTTAGCGGTTAAGGGTACAAATTTTGCCGCTCCTACCGAAGTGGCTTTACCAGTAGGTACGTTTACGAAAACATATACAGTTCAGGATTTTAATAATTTGCTGTTGTCTATGAAGCTGCCGGTTAACCAGGCCGCTCAGGTAGATGTGCGTTTGAAATCATCATTGAGCGCTACCGCCGGTATCACTTACTCAAATGTAATTACGATAACAGCCACTCCGTTCCCGCTTACTGCCTATATATATGTTCCGGGCGCTTACCAGGGTTGGAATCCAGCCACTGCTGATAGTTTGCAATCGGCAACAGGTAACGGCGTTTATACAGGCATCATCAACTTTATCGGTACCGATTTTCACTTTAAGGTTACCCCAGCTAAAAAGTGGGATGTGGCTTATGGTGATGCCGGCGGCGGCAAGATCAGCACTTCGGGAGGTGATATCCTTTCTCCGCAGGCTGGTGTTACGCAGGTTACTGTAGACTTGAACCAAAATACGATAACATTTGGCACACCTGCATTTTATTTTAGCGCTATTGGCGATGCTACAGCTTTAGGCTGGGGCGGCGATACGGATATGAAATATGTTTACGCTACAGGTAACTGGGAATTAACAACCAACCTTACTGCCGGAGGCGCCTTTAAGGTCCGTATGAACCATGATTGGGGTACCAGCTTTGGTTTATTGGCAACTCCTGATGGTAAAACCCTTACCAGTAACAATGGTGGTAACGTTCCTATCACTACTGCGGGGACGTATAAAATCACGTTCACTCCGGCTTATACAACCGATGGAAATGGCAAAACTACGGTTAACGGAACTGCTGGATATACCCTGGTAAAACAATAATTTAATAACCCTGCCCGTGGCAAGCGGGCAGGGTTTTATTTCCCGCTTTAATTTAAAGCTTAAACTATTTTGGTACGATGTCAACGCCGCTAAATTGGGGCGAATGGTATCCTATTGCTTCTAAAATTCTGATAAATGATATTTAAACGCTGCTATCTTTCTTTCATCGCGCTGTTAAGCATACCTACCTCTATTTTTGCACAAACGGTTAAAAGCCCGGGTAATGTGAAAACTGCGGCGGTAAGCGGCCAGCAGATAACCATCACTACCGATAACGCCTATGCGCAGGTAACTGTGTACGCGCCCGGTGTGATACGTGTTAGGATAGATAAACAGCCCCTGGCCACCGATTTTTCGTACGCTGTTATCGCGCAACCGCAAACGGTTAAAGCCAATATCACGCAGAATGATAACGAGGTAAGCATCCTTACCGATTCGGTGAAAGCCATCATCAGCAAAAAGCCTTTCTCGGTAGCTTTTTACACTACCGATGGTAAAGTGATCAGCCAGGACGAGACCGGGTTGAATACATCGTGGGTGAACGAGTCGGTAACTACCTACAAACATATACAGGAGGGCGAGCGCTTTGTTGGCCTGGGCGAAAAGACCGGCGACCTTGACCGCAAGGGCAACGGTTACACCAACTGGAATACCGATGCCTTCGGTTATGCCACCGACCGTGACCCGATCTACTCGACCATTCCGTTCTACATCGGTATACACCATGGGTTGAACTATGGGATATTTATGGATAATACCTACCAAAGCGATTTTAACTTTGGTGCCAGCAATAACCGTTTCTCATCGTTCGGTGCACGTGGGGGCGAGATGAATTATTACTTCATCTACAACAAACACCTGGGCGATATCATCACTTCGTACACCGCCCTTACGGGCCGTATGAAGATGCCGCCGTTGTGGAGTTTAGGTTACCAGCAGAACCGCTACAGCTATTACCCCGAAACCGAGGTAATGCGCATAGCACAAACCCTGCGCGAAAAGAAACTGCCTGCTGATGGTATTACGCTGGATATCCACTATATGGATCATTATAAAGTATTCACTTGGGATAAGGAACGTTTCCCTGATCCAAGAAAAATGACCGATAAGCTGAAAGACATGGGCTTTAAGCTGACCGTTATTGTTGACCCGGGTGTTAAAGTTGAAAAAGGCTACGGCACTTACGATAGGGGATACGCGGCCAACATATTTGCCAAATATCCCGACAGTACAAATTATACCGGCGAGGTCTGGCCCGGGTGGTGCAATTTTCCCGACTTTACTAACCCAAAAGCGCGCTCATGGTGGGGCGCAGAATTGAAAAAGTACGGCGAAGACGGCATCAGCGGTATCTGGAACGATATGAACGAGATCGCGACCTGGGGTCAGAAAATGCCGGACAATATCATTTTTGATTACGATGGCCGCAAGGCATCGCACCTGCAAACCCGCAACGTTTACGCGCTGGAGATGGCCCGTTCAAGCTTTGAGGGTGGTAAGGTGGCCTTTGGTAAGCGCCCCTTTGTACTAACCCGTGCCGGTTATGCAGGCCTGCAACGTTACAGCGCCATCTGGACAGGCGATAACCGCGCCGAGGACAGCCACATGTTGCTGGGTGTGCGTTTATTAAATAGCCTTGGTTTGAGCGGTGTGGCCTTTACCGGCATGGATATCGGTGGTTTTACCGGCAATGGTACGCCATCGTTGTTTGCCCGCTGGATGCAGATAGGTGCCTTTAATCCTTACTTCCGTAGCCATACGGCGGTAAACACCAAATCGGCCGAGCCATGGACCTTTGGCGAGGAAGTGCTGGAAATATCGCGCAACTATATTAACCTGCGCTATATGCTGATGCCGTACCTGTACAGCGCGTTTTACGATGCTACACAAACCGGCCGCCCGCTGATGCGTTCGCTGGCTATCGATTATACTTTTGATCAGAATATCTATAACACCCAGTTCCAGAACCAGTATATGTTCGGCAGCGCGTTTTTGGTAATGCCTTTCGAGGGTACGGCCACCATGGGTAAGGTATACTTCCCGGCCGGCCGCTGGTATAACCTGTATAATGGCGTGGCCCAATCGGGCGCGCAGGACAGGCTGATAGAAGTAAGCATGAACAAATTGCCGGTATTTGTTAAAGAGAGCAGCATTATCCCAATGCAATCGCTGGTGCAAAGCACATCGCAAATGCCAACTGATACATTGGTGGTACACGTTTACCAGGGCGATAAGAACAACAACTACACTTATTACGAAGACGACGGCGAAAGCTATAACTACGAGAACGGCGCATATTTTAAACGCCTCATCAGTTACGATGCCGCCAAACACGCCATCACTTTTAACAAGGCCGAGGGCAGCTACAGATCGAAGTTCAAGAATATAAAAGTGGTGATGCACGGCTTTGGCAATGGCAGCTTTAAGCTGGATAATAAAGCCGTTAACCTGAACGATGATTTTGTGTCGTTCCTAACCCCGCTGTCCAAATTCGATCCGCAGGGTTCGGCCAATGCTATCGAGGGCGAAAAGGTAAAAAGCATCGTTATAAAAAACAGCGGGGAAGCATTCTCCATCAATTATTAAGATTAGCTATGAAATTGAAGTTGGCTTTATCGTTAGCAGGCTTATTCCTTTCGGGATATGTAATGGCGCAAATGCCCGCGCTGGATCATGTTGAACCTGCCTTTTGGTGGGTAGGCATGAAAAACCCCAAGCTGCAACTGCTGGTACATGGCGATCATATCGCTAACCGTACTGCCAGCCTTAAATATCCCAGCGTTAAGGTAGCTGCCGTGCATAAGGTAGAAAACCCTAATTACCTGTTCATCGACCTGGAAATTTCGGCATCAGCCAAAGCGGGCAAATTCCCCATCAGCTTTAAAAAAACAGGCGAAAAAGACCTGAGCTACAGTTACGAGTTAAAGACCCGCAACCATACCGCTCAATGGGCACAAGGCGTTACCAATAAGGATGTGATCTACCTGATCATGCCCGACCGTTTCAGCAACGGCGATCCTAAGAACGACGTGGTGCCCGGCATGAGGGAAACCACTATTAGCCGCGATTCCATCTACTACCGCCACGGCGGCGACCTTCAAGGCATCATCAACCACCTGGGTTACCTGAAAGACCTGGGCGTTACAGCTATATGGCTTACGCCCGAGATTGAGAACGACGAACCCCATGCATCGTACCATGGCTATGCGGTTACCAACTATTACAAGGTAGACCCACGTTACGGAAGCAACGAGTTGTATAAAACCTTTGTAGCCAAATGCCACGAGATGGACATTAAGGTGGTAAAAGACCTGGTGCATAACCACGCCGGTACCGAAGGCTGGATCATACAGGATATGCCGATGAAAAGCTGGGTACACCAGTGGCCAAAGTATACCAACTCCAACTTTCGCGATGCGGCGGTGATGGACCCGCACGGTGCCGCTGCCGATAAAAAACAAATGCTGGATGGCTGGTTTGACCGCCGCATGGCCGATATGAACCAAAACAACCCTTACGTGCAGAACTATCTTACCCAAAACCACATCTGGTGGGTAGAGTATGCCGGGGTAGATGGTTTCCGTTTGGATACTTACCCGTATAACGATGGCCCTTACATGGCCGATTGGGCACAGAAGGTGAAAGCCGAGTTCCCGCACCTGTCCATCTTTGGCGAAACGCTGGTATGGTCGGTGGCTAACCAGGCTTACTTTACACAGGGCAACACCGTTAACCGCGGCATGGATACCCACCTGCCCGGCATTACCGACGCGCAGATAAAAGATGCCATTTACGAGGCCCTGAACGGCAAAGAAGGCTGGACCGACGGCGTTAACCGCCTGTACAACATCGTAGCGCAGGATTTTATGTACCAGGATGCTACACGCAACACCATCTTTTTAGATAACCACGATATGAGCCGCTTTTACTCGATGGTGAAAGAGGACTTTACCAGGTTCAAGTCGGGGATGGCCATGTTGTTGACCATGCGTGGTGTGCCGCAACTGTACTACGGCGATGAGATATTGATGAAGAACTACAGCGATCCGGATGGCCTGGTGCGTTTGGATTTCCCCGGTGGCTGGGCTGGCGATAAAAAGGACAAGTTCACCGCCGAGGGCAGAGACAAGAAAGAGAACGAAGCGTTCGACTTTATGCATACCCTGCTCAACTACCGCAAAAATACTCCGGCACTGCAAACCGGCAAGCTGATGCAATACATCCCGCGCAAAGGCATTTATACCTATTTCAGGTACGATGCACAAAAGACCGTGATGGTGATCTACAACGGTAACGATAAAGAGACCGCCTGGGATGGCGAACACTTTACCGAGCGCACAGCCGGTTTTAACAGCGGTTACGATGTGCTGAACGGTACTGCCCTAACCAATATCAAACAGCTGCTTATCTCGGCTAAAACCACAATGATAATTGAATTGAAGAAATGATAGCGCTTGAACAAGAAGAAATAGTAAAGCCCATGGCAACAAAAAAAGTGCTTGAGCGGCCGCGGTTAACATCGTGGCAGATATTTAACATGAGTTTCGGTTTCCTAGGTATCCAGTTCGGCTTCGCGCTGCAAAATGGCAACGCGTCGCACATATTGCAAATATTCGGGGCCGATGTAGAGCACCTGTCGCTGTTTTGGCTGGCAGCGCCTATTACAGGCATGATCGTTCAGCCCATCATTGGCCACTATAGCGACCGCACCTGGAACCGCCTGGGCCGCCGCAAACCCTACTTTTTAACCGGCGGTATATTGGCCGCGCTGGCACTGATGGTGATGCCCAATTCATCAATGCTACTGTTCCTGCCGCCACTAATGGTAGGTGCCGGTATGCTGATGATCATGGATGCTACCTTCAATGTAGCGATGGAACCGTTCCGCGCGTTGGTGGCCGATAACCTGCCCGATAGCCAGCGTGGTACAGGGTTTTCGGTGCAAACCTTCCTGATCGGTGTGGGCGCGGTGCTGGGTTCGTTATTACCAACCTTGCTGACCAATTACCTGCATGTAGCTAAAACCGCCCCTAAAGGCCAGGTACCTGATAACCTGCTGTGGGCATTTTATGTGGGCGCTATAGTTATGATAGGTAGCCTGCTGTATACCATTTTTACTACTAAAGAATATCCGCCCGAAGTTTACAACCAGTTCTCGCACGATGAACCGGAAGAACAACACGCGGGCCTGCTAACCATTTTTAAAGACCTGGCCCACATTCCGCAAACCATGCGCCAGTTGGGTTTGGTGCAATTCTTCTCGTGGTTCGCGCTGTTCAGTATGTGGGTGTTCATGTCGCCCGCCGTGGCCGAACATATTTACCACGTAAAAGCCGGCGATACCACATCGGCCGCCTTTGCTGATGCCGGTAACTGGGTAAGCACCTGCTTTGGTATCTACAACGGGGTGTCGGCCATTTACGCGCTGATGCTGCCTGCCATTGCCCGCAAAATAAGTCGCAAAGCAGCCCACGCCTTTTCGCTGATAGCGGGTGGTGTGAGTTTAGTATCGATATTCTTCATTCAGGATCATACCCTGCTGGTTATCCCAATGATAGGTATCGGCCTGGCCTGGGGCAGTATCCTGGCTATGCCTTATGCTATCCTTTCGGGCTCTATCCCGGCTAAAAAGATGGGGGTTTACATGGGCATCTTCAACCTGTTCATCACCATACCGCAAATTATAAACGGCTTTTTTGGTGGCTGGATCGTGAAAAGCATTTTCGGCGGACAGTCTATCTATGCTATCGTGCTGGCAGGCTTGTTCATGCTTTGCGCGGCGGTATCGGTACTGTACGTGCAGGATAACGGTGATATCCGCATTAAAAAATTAAAAGTTGCTAAAGACTAATTAACTACTACCATGAAAAGAACATCTTTATTGCTCATAGCTACAGTGCTGTTGTTGATCGCGGGATGCGGCAAGAAAAGTATAGACCCAACGCCCGATAACGGCGGCGATGGTACCACCACAAACCCTAATGGTAAGGATCTGCCATCGGGTACTAAGGATGGCGTTACGTTTATAAATAACGGCACATCGGCCATATTTAACTTATACGCTCCGGGTAAAACATCGGTAGCGGTAATTGGAGAGTTCAACAATTGGCAACCAACTACTATGAATAATACCACCGATGGCAAAAACTGGTGGATACAGGTAGATGGACTGGACGCCAATAAGGAATATGCCTACCAGTTTTTGGTGAACGGCAGCCTGAAGGTAGCCGACCCTTACTGCGAGAAGATACTGGACCCGGATAATGATAAATACATCACTGCCTCGGTATATCCTAATCTGAAGGCTTATCCTACAGGGCAAACGGGTAATGTAAGTGTAATGCAGGCCAACCAAACCGCCTACACCTGGAAGAATACCACCTTTACCCGCCCGGATAAAAAGAACCTGGTGATATACGAATTACACGTGCGCGATTTTGTGGCTACCCACAGCTATAAAACCATTAAAGATACCCTTAACTACTTGAGCAACCTGGGCGTGAACGCGGTAGAGTTGATGCCGGTGAACGAATTTGAAGGCAATTCATCGTGGGGATATAACCCGTCGTTCTACTTCGCGCCAGATAAATATTATGGCACCAAGAACGATTTGAAGGCGCTGATAGACGAATGCCACTCGCACGGTATGGCTGTGATACTGGATATGGTATTGAACCACTCATTCGGGCAATCGCCAATGGTGCAATTGTATTTTGACCAGGGTACACAGAAGCCGACAAGTAATAGTCCGTGGTTTAACGTTAATCCTACCCACCCCTATAACGTAGGGTACGATTTTAACCATGAGAGCGCGGCTACCAAATACTTCGCCAAAAATGTAATGAAGTTTTGGATGCAGGAGTATAAGATAGACGGTTACCGGTTCGACCTTTCGAAAGGCTTTACCCAAAAAGTAAGTACCGACGATGGCACCTTTGCTGCTTACGATGCCAGCAGGGTAGCGATATGGAAGGAATACAATAGCTTTATTAAAAGCATAGACCCGAATAACTTTTACGTGATACTGGAACATTTCGCGGTAGATCAGGAAGAAAAGGAGCTGGCCGATAACGGCATGATGATGTGGAATAACGTGAACAATAACTTTATGGAGGCATCCATGGGTTATGTGTCTACATCAAATTTCTCGCGCCTGTACTATACCAACCACGCCGGCTTCACCGCGCCCGATTACAACGTGGGCTATATGGAAAGCCACGATGAGGAGCGCATGATGTATAAGAATGAGCAATACGGCAATGCGGGCACTTCAAACGGTTATAACGTGAAGACTATCTCCACCGGCCTTGCCCGCCAGGAACTTGCCGCGGCATTCCTGCTCACATCACCCGGACCTAAAATGATATGGCAGTTTGGCGAAGAGGGTTACGATATCAACATAGATTTTAACGGCCGTACCGGCGAGAAACCGATTAAATGGGATTATAACAACGACACTCAGCGCCGTGGCCTGTACGCCAAATTTGGTAAGCTGATCCGCATGAAGATCAATAACCCGGTGTTTACTACCTCAACCATTACTTATAACTCGGCAGGAGCGGTGAAATATGCATTACTTACCGGTACCGGTGTTAACGTTATGGTAGTAGGCAATTTTGATGTGAACGCGCAAACCACATCGGTCCTTTTCCCTGCGGGCGGCACCTGGTACGATTATATGAGCGGTGGTACAATCAACGTAACACTGCCCTATAATATCACCCTTGCCCCCGGCGAATATCATATTTACAGTACAGCTGTGTTAAAATAATTAATTGTTTAAGGTTGGAGAATGATTGGCGGCGGCTGTAATGGTCGTCGCCTTTTTTGTGTGCAGCTGACTTTGTCCTAATTCGCCATTATGAAGGCTCGCGCTCATTGGCTACTCCCTACTCCCCCTCATACAACCGCAGCCTGTTGCGCAAAGCCCACAACTCGCTGTGCAGCGCATCCACCTGTTGCAGCAGGTGATCTATCGAAGCGATGCCGGGTACATTGATATCCAGGTCGCGGTACAGGTGTATCATTTTCTCCAGCCGGGGCAGTTCGTCGGCAGGGATAAAGGTTTTTTTATCAACTATGCTGATGTGGATCAG comes from Mucilaginibacter mali and encodes:
- a CDS encoding RagB/SusD family nutrient uptake outer membrane protein yields the protein MKKNLINKALAVIVIAGSLASCTKKLDLLPTNDVTAATVYSTATGYKQAFAKVYGAYALTGNIGPAGDDNSKDIKGIDEGTSDFLRLYWKSQELSTDEAVISWGDVGIQDFHNMNWSSSNPFLKGLYYRSLYQITLANDFINQSADDKLSSRGISGTDADAIRRFRAEARFLRAFQYWVLMDAFGNPPFTTDADVIGVTVPKQIGRAAVFNYIESELKAIDPLLAAPKTNEYGRADQAAAWALLARLYLNANVYTGTPKYTEAITYSSKVIAAGYSLIADYRNIMLADNQLNTSENILTINYDGLKTQGYGGTTFLTHAPVGGSEPASMFGIGGGWAGARTTKNLPNLFPDYTGTADKRSQFWTNGQNLEIKDVSTFTDGFCVTKYRNVTRGGAAGQSLDFSDIDFPLFRLSEQYLIYAEATLRGGSGGTLANALIYMNNIRNRAYMNAVGVTTGNITTTDLTLDFILNERARELYWEGFRRTDLIRYGKFTDASYLWPFKGGVAGGKGVESFRNVYPIPSDDLTANPTLTQNTGY
- a CDS encoding SusE domain-containing protein, translating into MKALITKFLALGCLAVTVLASCKKDEIKTVAGVGSPSVLSASTTTPVLTKATLTSTAITIIGTPQSYGYNAAVSYSFQLAVKGTNFAAPTEVALPVGTFTKTYTVQDFNNLLLSMKLPVNQAAQVDVRLKSSLSATAGITYSNVITITATPFPLTAYIYVPGAYQGWNPATADSLQSATGNGVYTGIINFIGTDFHFKVTPAKKWDVAYGDAGGGKISTSGGDILSPQAGVTQVTVDLNQNTITFGTPAFYFSAIGDATALGWGGDTDMKYVYATGNWELTTNLTAGGAFKVRMNHDWGTSFGLLATPDGKTLTSNNGGNVPITTAGTYKITFTPAYTTDGNGKTTVNGTAGYTLVKQ
- a CDS encoding glycoside hydrolase family 31 protein, whose product is MIFKRCYLSFIALLSIPTSIFAQTVKSPGNVKTAAVSGQQITITTDNAYAQVTVYAPGVIRVRIDKQPLATDFSYAVIAQPQTVKANITQNDNEVSILTDSVKAIISKKPFSVAFYTTDGKVISQDETGLNTSWVNESVTTYKHIQEGERFVGLGEKTGDLDRKGNGYTNWNTDAFGYATDRDPIYSTIPFYIGIHHGLNYGIFMDNTYQSDFNFGASNNRFSSFGARGGEMNYYFIYNKHLGDIITSYTALTGRMKMPPLWSLGYQQNRYSYYPETEVMRIAQTLREKKLPADGITLDIHYMDHYKVFTWDKERFPDPRKMTDKLKDMGFKLTVIVDPGVKVEKGYGTYDRGYAANIFAKYPDSTNYTGEVWPGWCNFPDFTNPKARSWWGAELKKYGEDGISGIWNDMNEIATWGQKMPDNIIFDYDGRKASHLQTRNVYALEMARSSFEGGKVAFGKRPFVLTRAGYAGLQRYSAIWTGDNRAEDSHMLLGVRLLNSLGLSGVAFTGMDIGGFTGNGTPSLFARWMQIGAFNPYFRSHTAVNTKSAEPWTFGEEVLEISRNYINLRYMLMPYLYSAFYDATQTGRPLMRSLAIDYTFDQNIYNTQFQNQYMFGSAFLVMPFEGTATMGKVYFPAGRWYNLYNGVAQSGAQDRLIEVSMNKLPVFVKESSIIPMQSLVQSTSQMPTDTLVVHVYQGDKNNNYTYYEDDGESYNYENGAYFKRLISYDAAKHAITFNKAEGSYRSKFKNIKVVMHGFGNGSFKLDNKAVNLNDDFVSFLTPLSKFDPQGSANAIEGEKVKSIVIKNSGEAFSINY
- a CDS encoding glycoside hydrolase family 13 protein, which gives rise to MKLKLALSLAGLFLSGYVMAQMPALDHVEPAFWWVGMKNPKLQLLVHGDHIANRTASLKYPSVKVAAVHKVENPNYLFIDLEISASAKAGKFPISFKKTGEKDLSYSYELKTRNHTAQWAQGVTNKDVIYLIMPDRFSNGDPKNDVVPGMRETTISRDSIYYRHGGDLQGIINHLGYLKDLGVTAIWLTPEIENDEPHASYHGYAVTNYYKVDPRYGSNELYKTFVAKCHEMDIKVVKDLVHNHAGTEGWIIQDMPMKSWVHQWPKYTNSNFRDAAVMDPHGAAADKKQMLDGWFDRRMADMNQNNPYVQNYLTQNHIWWVEYAGVDGFRLDTYPYNDGPYMADWAQKVKAEFPHLSIFGETLVWSVANQAYFTQGNTVNRGMDTHLPGITDAQIKDAIYEALNGKEGWTDGVNRLYNIVAQDFMYQDATRNTIFLDNHDMSRFYSMVKEDFTRFKSGMAMLLTMRGVPQLYYGDEILMKNYSDPDGLVRLDFPGGWAGDKKDKFTAEGRDKKENEAFDFMHTLLNYRKNTPALQTGKLMQYIPRKGIYTYFRYDAQKTVMVIYNGNDKETAWDGEHFTERTAGFNSGYDVLNGTALTNIKQLLISAKTTMIIELKK
- a CDS encoding MFS transporter, which translates into the protein MIALEQEEIVKPMATKKVLERPRLTSWQIFNMSFGFLGIQFGFALQNGNASHILQIFGADVEHLSLFWLAAPITGMIVQPIIGHYSDRTWNRLGRRKPYFLTGGILAALALMVMPNSSMLLFLPPLMVGAGMLMIMDATFNVAMEPFRALVADNLPDSQRGTGFSVQTFLIGVGAVLGSLLPTLLTNYLHVAKTAPKGQVPDNLLWAFYVGAIVMIGSLLYTIFTTKEYPPEVYNQFSHDEPEEQHAGLLTIFKDLAHIPQTMRQLGLVQFFSWFALFSMWVFMSPAVAEHIYHVKAGDTTSAAFADAGNWVSTCFGIYNGVSAIYALMLPAIARKISRKAAHAFSLIAGGVSLVSIFFIQDHTLLVIPMIGIGLAWGSILAMPYAILSGSIPAKKMGVYMGIFNLFITIPQIINGFFGGWIVKSIFGGQSIYAIVLAGLFMLCAAVSVLYVQDNGDIRIKKLKVAKD
- a CDS encoding alpha-amylase family glycosyl hydrolase, with the protein product MKRTSLLLIATVLLLIAGCGKKSIDPTPDNGGDGTTTNPNGKDLPSGTKDGVTFINNGTSAIFNLYAPGKTSVAVIGEFNNWQPTTMNNTTDGKNWWIQVDGLDANKEYAYQFLVNGSLKVADPYCEKILDPDNDKYITASVYPNLKAYPTGQTGNVSVMQANQTAYTWKNTTFTRPDKKNLVIYELHVRDFVATHSYKTIKDTLNYLSNLGVNAVELMPVNEFEGNSSWGYNPSFYFAPDKYYGTKNDLKALIDECHSHGMAVILDMVLNHSFGQSPMVQLYFDQGTQKPTSNSPWFNVNPTHPYNVGYDFNHESAATKYFAKNVMKFWMQEYKIDGYRFDLSKGFTQKVSTDDGTFAAYDASRVAIWKEYNSFIKSIDPNNFYVILEHFAVDQEEKELADNGMMMWNNVNNNFMEASMGYVSTSNFSRLYYTNHAGFTAPDYNVGYMESHDEERMMYKNEQYGNAGTSNGYNVKTISTGLARQELAAAFLLTSPGPKMIWQFGEEGYDINIDFNGRTGEKPIKWDYNNDTQRRGLYAKFGKLIRMKINNPVFTTSTITYNSAGAVKYALLTGTGVNVMVVGNFDVNAQTTSVLFPAGGTWYDYMSGGTINVTLPYNITLAPGEYHIYSTAVLK
- a CDS encoding chaperone modulator CbpM, with the protein product MATVNLISADEVCIHHQLETTFIHDLEHEGLIHISIVDKKTFIPADELPRLEKMIHLYRDLDINVPGIASIDHLLQQVDALHSELWALRNRLRLYEGE